Sequence from the Plasmodium reichenowi strain SY57 chromosome Unknown, whole genome shotgun sequence genome:
tatatatatatatatatatgttatacatatattattatatcatattatattttataaaatgaataataaattaagtTTTCCTTATGAAAcatatgaaataaaaaagtttGCTTTTGAATTACCGAAAGATTATCATCCAAATGTAAAATACGGATTTTTTAGAAACGCCTTATTTGGACAGCATACcttttattatgtaatataatatataaaatgtataatatggtatacacatatatgtgttgtat
This genomic interval carries:
- a CDS encoding hypothetical protein (conserved Plasmodium protein, unknown function), with protein sequence MNNKLSFPYETYEIKKFAFELPKDYHPNVKYGFFRNALFGQHTFYYIKSILKVSTKVCAGFLLFYYPLDKLHCNIRRFKNNLKK